The proteins below come from a single Fusobacterium nucleatum genomic window:
- a CDS encoding glycosyltransferase family 9 protein, which translates to MKNLIKKINRIFQDYMRAKRLKIGKYIWDRKEKAKIIEGDNFLKNNSIKSILFLRYDGKIGDMIVNSLMFREIKKVYPDIKIGVVARGAAIDIIKDNPNVDRIYEYYKDRKKIKDLALKIKEEKYDLLIDFSEMLRVNQMMLINLCGARINIGLDRKDWELFDLSIESGKDFKWTEHITKRYLAYLIKLGLKKENINISYDIYLKDEKKYEVFFNEIKESKKIILNPYGASKHKSFNVETLENIITYLKDKDIAIILTYFGDKYKELEFLEKKYKYVYIPKKIESILDTAILIKKSDYVISPDTSIVHIASAFNKKMITVYPPKGGKYGVDHLVWAPKSEYSRVIFCKDKTGNYDEIDINTFNFDEMKEEILKMINNSN; encoded by the coding sequence ATGAAAAATTTAATAAAAAAAATTAATAGAATTTTTCAAGATTATATGAGGGCGAAAAGACTAAAGATAGGTAAATATATTTGGGATAGAAAAGAAAAAGCTAAAATAATAGAAGGAGATAATTTTTTAAAAAATAATAGTATAAAGTCTATACTTTTTTTAAGATATGATGGTAAAATTGGAGATATGATAGTAAATTCACTAATGTTTCGTGAGATAAAAAAAGTATATCCAGACATAAAAATTGGAGTTGTAGCAAGAGGAGCAGCAATAGATATAATAAAGGATAATCCCAATGTTGATAGAATTTATGAATATTATAAAGATAGGAAAAAAATTAAAGATTTAGCTTTAAAAATAAAAGAAGAAAAATATGACTTATTAATTGACTTTTCAGAGATGTTAAGAGTCAATCAAATGATGTTGATAAATTTATGTGGGGCTAGAATTAATATAGGACTTGATAGAAAAGATTGGGAATTATTTGATTTATCTATTGAAAGTGGTAAAGATTTTAAATGGACAGAACATATAACAAAAAGATATTTAGCTTATTTGATAAAGTTAGGATTAAAAAAAGAAAATATAAATATTTCCTATGATATTTATTTAAAGGATGAAAAAAAATATGAAGTTTTTTTTAATGAAATAAAAGAAAGTAAAAAAATAATTTTAAATCCTTATGGTGCAAGTAAACATAAAAGTTTTAATGTAGAAACTTTAGAAAATATTATAACTTATCTGAAAGATAAAGATATAGCCATTATTTTAACATATTTTGGAGATAAATATAAAGAATTAGAATTTTTAGAAAAAAAATATAAATATGTTTATATACCAAAAAAAATAGAAAGTATTTTAGATACTGCTATTTTAATAAAAAAAAGTGATTATGTTATAAGTCCAGATACTTCAATAGTTCATATAGCAAGTGCTTTTAATAAAAAAATGATAACAGTTTATCCACCAAAAGGTGGAAAATATGGTGTTGACCATTTAGTGTGGGCACCAAAATCTGAATATAGTAGAGTTATTTTTTGTAAAGACAAAACTGGAAATTATGATGAGATTGATATAAACACTTTTAATTTTGATGAAATGAAAGAAGAAATCTTAAAAATGATAAATAATTCAAATTAA
- a CDS encoding FTR1 family iron permease → MKKYFKSLFAFIFVFSLFISFSSIDVEAAQKKKYDTWQDVAKDMNVEFQAAKKYIEEGNYDEAYNAMNKAYFGYYEVQGFEKNVMVNIAAKRVNEIEATFRRIKHTLKGNIQGDVSELSKEIDTLAMKVYKDAMVLDGAASESDPDDIGMKVFSNEQAVVGDEKTIKLKSFGASFGLLLREGLEAILVVVAIIAYLVKTGNQKLCKQVYIGMGVGIICSFLLAFLIDILLGGIGQELMEGITMFLAVVVLFWVSNWILSRSEEQAWTRYIKSQVQKSIDQNSGRALIFSAFLAVMREGAELVLFYKAMLTGGQTNKLYAFYGFLVGAVVLVAIYLIFRYTTVKLPLKPFFTFTSLLLFLLCISFMGKGVVELTEAGVISGSTTIPAMNGYQNTWLNIYDRAETLIPQIMLVIASAWMLLSNYFKEKKLKKEAEALAREKK, encoded by the coding sequence ATGAAAAAATATTTTAAATCTTTGTTTGCTTTTATTTTTGTTTTTAGTTTATTTATCTCATTTTCTTCTATTGATGTAGAAGCAGCCCAAAAGAAAAAATATGATACTTGGCAAGATGTTGCTAAGGATATGAATGTTGAATTTCAAGCTGCTAAAAAATATATTGAAGAAGGAAATTATGATGAAGCTTATAATGCAATGAATAAAGCATATTTCGGCTATTATGAAGTTCAAGGATTTGAAAAAAATGTAATGGTAAATATTGCAGCAAAAAGAGTAAATGAAATTGAAGCAACATTTCGTAGAATAAAACACACTTTAAAAGGAAATATTCAAGGAGATGTTAGTGAGCTAAGTAAGGAAATAGATACTCTTGCAATGAAAGTTTACAAAGATGCAATGGTACTTGATGGTGCAGCATCAGAAAGCGATCCTGATGATATTGGAATGAAAGTATTTAGTAATGAACAAGCTGTTGTTGGTGATGAAAAAACAATTAAATTAAAATCATTTGGTGCTTCATTTGGACTACTTTTAAGAGAAGGATTAGAAGCGATATTAGTTGTTGTTGCAATAATTGCTTACTTAGTAAAAACAGGTAACCAAAAGCTATGTAAACAAGTTTATATAGGTATGGGAGTTGGAATTATTTGTTCATTTTTATTAGCATTTTTAATAGATATATTACTTGGTGGAATAGGACAAGAATTAATGGAAGGAATTACAATGTTCTTAGCTGTTGTTGTTTTATTCTGGGTAAGTAACTGGATACTATCTCGTTCTGAAGAACAGGCTTGGACAAGATATATTAAATCTCAAGTTCAAAAATCTATTGACCAAAATAGTGGAAGAGCTCTAATTTTTTCAGCATTCTTAGCAGTAATGAGAGAAGGTGCCGAATTAGTTTTATTCTATAAAGCAATGCTAACTGGTGGACAAACTAATAAACTTTATGCCTTTTATGGATTTTTAGTGGGAGCAGTAGTTTTAGTAGCAATATATTTGATATTTAGATATACAACAGTAAAATTACCATTAAAACCTTTCTTTACATTTACAAGTTTACTTCTATTCTTGTTATGTATTTCATTTATGGGAAAAGGTGTTGTGGAACTTACTGAGGCAGGTGTCATATCTGGAAGCACAACAATACCAGCTATGAATGGTTACCAAAATACTTGGCTTAATATCTATGATAGAGCTGAAACTTTAATACCACAAATTATGCTAGTTATAGCTTCTGCTTGGATGCTTTTAAGCAATTATTTTAAAGAAAAAAAGCTTAAAAAAGAAGCTGAAGCATTAGCAAGAGAAAAGAAATAG
- a CDS encoding TRAP transporter large permease, translated as MEALYPVIVLFVLFFLNIPIAFALMGSALFYFIFLNTTMSMDMVIQQFVTSVESFPYLAVPFFIMVGSVMNYSGISEELMNMAEVLAGHMKGGLAQVNCLLSAMMGGISGSANADAAMESKILVPEMIKKGFSKEFSAAVTAASSAVSPVIPPGTNLILYALIANVPVGDMFLAGYTPGILMTAAMMVTVYIISKKRGYEPSRERMARPVEILKQAIKSIWALAIPFGIIMGMRIGIFTPTEAGGVAVFFCFLVGFFIYKKLKLHHIPIILMETVKNTGAVMIIIASAKVFGYYMTLERIPQFITNSLMNFTDNKLVLLMVINVLLLFIGMFIEGGAALVILAPLLVPAVKELGVDPLHFGVIFIVNIMIGGLTPPFGSMMFTVCSIVGVRLEAFIKEVWPFIVALLVVLLLVTYSESIALFIPNLFLK; from the coding sequence ATGGAAGCTTTATATCCAGTAATTGTATTATTTGTATTATTCTTTTTAAATATCCCAATAGCTTTTGCATTAATGGGATCAGCATTATTTTATTTTATATTTTTAAATACAACTATGTCTATGGACATGGTTATCCAACAATTTGTAACATCAGTTGAATCTTTTCCTTATTTAGCAGTGCCATTTTTTATAATGGTTGGTTCTGTAATGAACTATTCAGGAATAAGTGAAGAACTTATGAATATGGCAGAAGTCTTAGCAGGTCATATGAAAGGTGGACTTGCACAAGTAAACTGTCTATTAAGTGCTATGATGGGAGGAATTTCTGGTTCTGCAAACGCAGATGCAGCAATGGAATCAAAAATATTAGTACCTGAAATGATTAAAAAGGGATTTTCAAAAGAATTTTCAGCAGCTGTTACAGCAGCTTCATCTGCTGTTAGCCCTGTTATACCACCAGGAACAAATTTAATTCTTTATGCTTTAATAGCAAATGTACCTGTTGGTGATATGTTCTTAGCAGGATATACACCTGGAATTTTAATGACAGCAGCAATGATGGTAACTGTTTATATAATTTCTAAAAAAAGAGGTTATGAACCTTCAAGAGAAAGAATGGCAAGACCTGTTGAAATTTTAAAGCAAGCTATAAAGTCAATTTGGGCTCTTGCAATTCCATTTGGTATCATAATGGGAATGAGAATTGGGATATTCACTCCAACAGAAGCAGGAGGAGTTGCAGTATTTTTTTGTTTCTTAGTTGGTTTCTTTATATATAAAAAATTAAAACTTCATCATATTCCTATAATATTAATGGAGACTGTAAAAAATACAGGAGCAGTTATGATAATAATTGCCTCTGCAAAAGTTTTTGGTTATTATATGACTCTTGAAAGAATACCTCAATTTATAACTAATTCTTTAATGAATTTTACTGATAATAAACTTGTATTGTTAATGGTTATAAATGTACTTTTATTATTTATAGGTATGTTTATAGAAGGAGGAGCTGCACTTGTTATTCTTGCCCCACTTTTAGTCCCAGCAGTAAAAGAATTAGGTGTTGATCCATTACACTTTGGAGTAATATTTATAGTTAATATAATGATAGGAGGATTAACTCCACCATTTGGTTCTATGATGTTCACTGTATGTTCTATTGTTGGAGTACGATTAGAGGCGTTTATAAAAGAAGTATGGCCATTTATAGTTGCTCTTTTAGTAGTTTTACTTTTAGTGACTTACTCAGAATCAATAGCATTGTTTATACCAAATTTATTTTTGAAGTAA
- a CDS encoding YMGG-like glycine zipper-containing protein, whose product MKKISLVILVVAGILAGCTHTEKTATGGALAGAAVGAMLGNDVRGTAVGAAIGGVLGAGAGEMTKSK is encoded by the coding sequence ATGAAAAAAATATCATTAGTTATTTTAGTGGTAGCAGGAATCTTAGCAGGGTGTACCCATACAGAAAAAACAGCAACAGGAGGTGCCTTAGCAGGAGCTGCTGTTGGAGCTATGCTTGGTAATGATGTTAGAGGTACTGCTGTTGGAGCTGCTATTGGAGGAGTTTTAGGAGCTGGAGCTGGAGAAATGACAAAAAGTAAATAA
- a CDS encoding glycosyltransferase, producing MKKILFKSGSTMMGGLEKVQIEYINFLLEQEKYQVKIVIENDNGKDNALEKYINSKIIYLKDFNYILKIRKLRENRKKSLWSRIKYNFAISKEKKYADEKFLQIYKEYKPDIVIDFDSSLTKIIDKLDLSKNLVWIHSSIENWKKKKSKINRFVDRISKYDKIVCICKEMKEDLIRLKSSLRNRVDFLYNPIDFDKIKKLSEENFYEEDKKILENKYLLSIARLDCIPKDFETLFKAYEKAKKDGYDGKLYIIGDGPDKEKVEKLKEDNVYKDEIILLGRKENPYNWLKKADKLILSSRYEGFAMVTLEGLCLGKNVIASNCKTGPKEILADNRGKLFKVGDYLTLAKYIVLENDKEDLKFNLEEFERNKIFEKFLEILED from the coding sequence ATGAAAAAAATACTCTTTAAAAGTGGAAGCACTATGATGGGAGGACTTGAAAAAGTTCAAATTGAATATATAAATTTTTTATTAGAGCAAGAAAAATATCAAGTAAAAATTGTAATAGAAAATGATAATGGAAAAGATAATGCCCTAGAAAAATATATAAATTCTAAAATCATTTATCTAAAAGATTTTAACTATATTTTAAAAATAAGAAAATTAAGAGAAAATAGAAAAAAAAGTTTATGGTCAAGGATAAAATATAATTTTGCTATATCAAAAGAGAAAAAATATGCTGATGAAAAATTTTTACAAATCTATAAAGAATATAAACCTGATATTGTAATAGATTTTGATTCAAGTTTAACAAAAATAATTGATAAATTAGATTTATCTAAAAATTTAGTTTGGATACATAGTTCTATTGAAAATTGGAAAAAGAAAAAAAGTAAAATAAATAGATTTGTAGATAGAATTTCAAAATATGATAAAATAGTTTGTATTTGTAAAGAAATGAAAGAAGATTTGATTAGATTAAAAAGTAGTTTAAGAAATAGGGTAGACTTTTTGTATAATCCCATTGATTTTGATAAAATAAAAAAATTATCAGAAGAGAATTTTTATGAAGAAGATAAAAAAATTTTAGAAAATAAATATTTATTATCAATAGCAAGATTAGATTGTATACCAAAAGATTTTGAGACTTTATTTAAGGCTTATGAAAAAGCTAAAAAAGATGGTTATGATGGTAAATTATATATTATAGGAGATGGACCAGATAAAGAGAAAGTTGAGAAGTTAAAAGAAGATAATGTCTACAAAGATGAGATTATATTATTAGGAAGAAAAGAAAATCCATATAATTGGCTAAAAAAAGCAGATAAGTTAATTTTATCTTCAAGATATGAAGGATTTGCAATGGTAACATTAGAGGGCTTATGTTTAGGAAAAAATGTTATTGCGAGTAATTGTAAAACTGGTCCTAAAGAAATTTTAGCAGACAATAGAGGCAAGTTATTCAAAGTTGGAGATTACTTAACATTGGCTAAATATATAGTTTTAGAAAATGATAAAGAAGATTTAAAATTTAATCTTGAAGAATTTGAAAGAAATAAAATATTTGAAAAATTTTTAGAAATTTTGGAGGATTAA
- a CDS encoding LicD family protein — MYNNSELKKIQQKKLEILIDIAKFCNENKIRYWLDSGTLLGAVRHGGFIPWDDDIDIIIMQEDAKFLKENYKSENFEIVNTSEEGINFYKVISKKEQVQVGDSVAELDIDIFLVTYYPDSLALKFWNSFFHLKKNRIDRFSFSLFFTNILINLKRKLEKTKLFNYKNIEKKISYILDEAKKKNKAMPNIAYTPDCGFYLIIWREDEIFPLKKMKFEGIEFNIPNNYDTYLKKMYYSYMDLPPKEKRVPDHYQDKELKLIIK; from the coding sequence ATGTATAATAACAGTGAATTGAAAAAAATTCAACAAAAGAAACTTGAAATTTTAATAGATATAGCAAAATTTTGTAATGAAAATAAAATAAGATATTGGTTAGATTCAGGAACACTTTTAGGTGCAGTAAGACATGGTGGATTTATACCTTGGGATGATGATATAGATATTATAATTATGCAAGAGGATGCTAAATTTTTAAAAGAAAATTATAAAAGTGAAAATTTTGAAATTGTAAACACTAGTGAGGAAGGAATAAACTTCTATAAAGTTATTTCAAAAAAAGAACAAGTTCAAGTGGGAGATAGTGTTGCTGAATTAGATATTGACATTTTCTTAGTCACTTATTATCCAGATTCTTTGGCATTAAAATTTTGGAATTCTTTTTTTCATTTAAAGAAAAATAGAATAGATAGATTTTCTTTTTCATTATTTTTTACCAATATATTAATTAATTTAAAGAGAAAATTAGAAAAGACAAAATTATTTAACTATAAGAATATTGAAAAGAAAATATCTTATATTCTTGATGAAGCTAAAAAGAAAAATAAAGCTATGCCAAATATTGCATATACACCTGATTGTGGTTTTTATTTAATTATTTGGAGAGAAGATGAGATATTTCCTCTAAAAAAAATGAAATTTGAAGGAATAGAATTTAACATTCCTAATAATTATGATACTTATTTAAAAAAAATGTATTATAGTTATATGGATTTACCTCCAAAAGAAAAAAGAGTACCAGATCATTATCAAGATAAAGAATTAAAATTAATAATAAAGTAG
- a CDS encoding HAD-IIA family hydrolase produces MEKLENIKCYLLDMDGTIYLGNELIDGAREFLEKLKEKNIRYIFLTNNSSKNKDRYVEKLNKLGIKAHREDVFSSGEATTIYLNKKKKGAKVFLLGTKDLEDEFEKAGFELVKERNKNIDFVVLGFDTTLTYEKLWIACEYIANGIKYIATHPDFNCPLENGKFMPDAGAMMAFIKASTGKAPTVIGKPNKHIIDAIIEKYNLKKSELAMVGDRLYTDIRTGIDNGLTSILVMSGETDKKMLEKTIYKPDYIFNSVKELKEKID; encoded by the coding sequence ATGGAAAAATTAGAGAATATTAAATGTTATTTGCTAGATATGGATGGAACTATCTATTTAGGAAATGAATTGATAGATGGAGCAAGAGAATTTTTAGAAAAGCTAAAAGAAAAAAATATAAGATATATATTTTTAACAAATAATTCTTCTAAAAATAAAGATAGATATGTTGAAAAATTAAATAAATTAGGGATAAAAGCTCATAGAGAAGATGTATTTAGCTCAGGGGAAGCAACTACAATTTACCTAAATAAAAAGAAAAAAGGAGCAAAAGTATTTTTATTAGGAACTAAGGATTTAGAAGATGAATTTGAAAAGGCTGGATTTGAATTAGTAAAAGAAAGAAATAAAAATATAGATTTTGTAGTTCTAGGTTTTGATACAACTTTAACTTATGAAAAGCTATGGATAGCTTGTGAATATATAGCAAATGGTATAAAATATATAGCAACTCACCCTGATTTCAATTGTCCTTTAGAAAATGGAAAATTTATGCCTGATGCTGGAGCAATGATGGCATTTATAAAAGCTTCTACTGGAAAAGCCCCAACAGTTATAGGAAAGCCTAATAAACACATTATAGATGCAATTATAGAAAAATATAATTTAAAAAAATCTGAACTTGCTATGGTAGGAGATAGATTATATACAGATATTAGAACAGGGATAGATAATGGATTAACTTCAATTTTAGTTATGAGTGGAGAAACTGATAAAAAAATGTTAGAAAAAACTATCTATAAACCTGACTATATTTTTAATTCTGTAAAAGAATTAAAAGAAAAAATAGATTAA
- a CDS encoding polysaccharide deacetylase family protein, with protein MIKIFEYFLKKEIPVLMYHRLINNKEEIGKNTIYLNVDEFEKQLKYLKDNNYITITFKDLYKIPKEKRKNKKYIILTFDDGYKDNYNLLFPFLKKYNMKAVIYIVSDETYNKWDVEASGKKRFDLMSKNEMLEMYKSGLVEFGGHTLHHPKLDTLSEEEQRYEIEENKIYLEKTLGEKLYSFAYPYGIFNETSKKIVKELGFNYGIATDSGKFYIEDDLYQVRRIGIFSDITMSKFKRRVKGNYNLKYTR; from the coding sequence ATGATAAAAATATTTGAGTATTTTTTAAAAAAAGAAATACCAGTTTTAATGTATCACAGATTGATAAATAATAAGGAAGAAATAGGTAAAAATACGATTTACTTAAATGTAGATGAATTTGAAAAACAATTAAAATATTTAAAAGATAATAATTATATAACTATTACATTTAAAGATTTATATAAAATTCCAAAAGAAAAAAGAAAAAATAAGAAATATATAATTTTAACATTTGATGATGGTTATAAAGACAATTATAATTTGTTATTTCCATTTTTAAAAAAGTATAATATGAAAGCAGTTATATATATTGTTTCAGATGAAACATATAATAAATGGGATGTTGAAGCCAGTGGGAAAAAGAGATTTGATTTGATGTCTAAAAATGAAATGTTAGAAATGTATAAATCAGGTTTAGTTGAGTTTGGAGGACACACTCTACATCATCCCAAATTGGATACTTTATCTGAGGAAGAGCAAAGATATGAAATAGAAGAAAATAAAATTTATTTAGAAAAAACACTGGGAGAAAAATTATATTCTTTTGCTTATCCTTATGGAATATTTAATGAAACTTCTAAAAAAATAGTAAAAGAGTTAGGTTTTAATTATGGAATAGCAACAGACTCAGGGAAATTTTATATAGAAGATGATTTATATCAAGTAAGAAGAATAGGAATTTTTTCAGATATAACAATGTCAAAATTTAAGAGAAGAGTAAAAGGAAATTATAATTTAAAATATACTAGGTGA
- a CDS encoding nitroreductase family protein codes for MELLKLISDRYSCRRYSQEVVKDEDILKILEAGRIAPTAHNNQPQRIYVVKSEEGKEKLMKDFKFNFKAPCYLVCGYNIDEAWKNPLDNNKDSGEVDISIVMTHMMLMAEELGLATCWIGYMNPEIIRKNLEIPENIKIVGVFSLGYHREDDVPAKLHTIRRSNEDLVKFL; via the coding sequence ATGGAATTATTAAAACTTATATCAGATAGATATAGTTGTAGAAGATATTCACAAGAAGTTGTGAAAGATGAAGATATTTTAAAAATACTAGAAGCAGGTAGAATAGCACCAACTGCTCATAATAACCAACCTCAAAGAATTTATGTAGTTAAAAGTGAAGAAGGAAAAGAAAAATTAATGAAAGATTTTAAATTTAATTTTAAAGCTCCTTGTTATTTGGTTTGTGGTTATAATATAGACGAGGCTTGGAAAAATCCATTAGACAATAATAAAGATAGTGGAGAAGTTGATATTTCTATTGTTATGACTCATATGATGTTAATGGCAGAGGAATTAGGCTTAGCTACTTGCTGGATAGGATATATGAATCCAGAAATTATAAGAAAAAATTTAGAAATACCTGAAAATATAAAAATAGTAGGTGTTTTTAGTCTTGGTTATCATAGAGAAGATGATGTTCCAGCAAAATTACATACTATTCGTAGAAGTAATGAGGACTTAGTTAAATTTTTATAA
- a CDS encoding TRAP transporter small permease: MKGFFKKFELYIGSAFISITTVVVIMNVFTRYFLKFTYFWSEEVAVGCFVWTIFLGTAAAYREKGLIGVEAIVVLLPEKIRNIVEFLTYILLTILSGLMCVFSFTYVSSSSKITAALELSYGYINISIVISFALMTLYSIIFTIGSFKKAFIKKDN, translated from the coding sequence ATGAAAGGTTTTTTTAAAAAATTTGAATTGTATATAGGAAGTGCCTTTATAAGTATAACAACTGTTGTTGTTATAATGAATGTGTTTACAAGATATTTCCTAAAATTTACATACTTTTGGTCAGAAGAAGTTGCAGTTGGTTGTTTTGTATGGACTATATTTTTGGGAACTGCTGCTGCATATAGAGAAAAAGGCTTGATTGGTGTTGAAGCTATTGTTGTTCTTTTACCAGAAAAAATTAGGAACATTGTAGAGTTCTTAACTTATATACTACTTACTATTTTAAGTGGGCTTATGTGTGTATTTAGTTTTACATATGTTAGCTCTTCTTCAAAAATAACAGCAGCTTTGGAACTTTCTTATGGTTATATAAATATTTCTATTGTAATAAGTTTTGCACTTATGACTTTATATTCAATAATTTTTACAATAGGAAGTTTTAAGAAAGCATTTATAAAAAAAGATAACTAA
- a CDS encoding iron transporter: MKNLKFLLGALLVLGLVACGEKKEEEKPAEQPAATTEAAATAEAPKEEAPAEKPGESGFAEVPIDETVVGPYQVAAVYFQAVDMIPEGKQPSAAESDMHLEADIHLLPEAAKKYGFGDGEDIWPAYLTVNYKVMSEDGKKELTSGTFMPMNADDGAHYGINIKKGLIPIGKYKLQLEIKAPTDYLLHVDDETGVPAAKDGGVAAAEEYFKTQNVEFDWTYTGEQLQNK, from the coding sequence ATGAAAAATCTAAAATTTTTATTAGGAGCTTTACTTGTTTTAGGACTTGTTGCATGTGGAGAAAAGAAAGAAGAAGAAAAACCAGCTGAACAACCAGCAGCAACTACTGAAGCAGCAGCTACTGCTGAAGCTCCAAAAGAAGAAGCACCAGCAGAAAAACCAGGAGAATCAGGATTTGCTGAAGTACCTATTGATGAAACAGTTGTAGGTCCTTATCAAGTAGCAGCAGTTTATTTCCAAGCAGTAGATATGATTCCAGAAGGAAAACAACCATCAGCAGCTGAATCTGATATGCACTTAGAAGCTGATATTCACTTATTACCAGAAGCAGCTAAGAAATATGGTTTTGGTGATGGAGAAGATATTTGGCCAGCTTATTTAACAGTAAACTACAAAGTTATGTCTGAAGATGGTAAAAAAGAATTAACATCTGGAACATTTATGCCTATGAATGCTGATGATGGAGCTCACTATGGAATAAATATCAAAAAAGGATTAATTCCAATTGGAAAATATAAATTACAACTTGAAATTAAAGCACCTACTGATTATTTATTACACGTAGATGATGAAACAGGAGTTCCAGCAGCAAAAGATGGTGGAGTTGCAGCAGCTGAAGAATATTTCAAAACTCAAAATGTAGAATTTGATTGGACTTATACTGGTGAACAATTACAAAATAAATAA
- a CDS encoding NCS2 family permease — protein MQEALRKFFNFEEYETNFKKEIIAGTTNFLTMAYILGVNTIILSSAGMDFNSVFLATAISSAIACFVMGLVANAPLGLAPGMGSNSFFTFIVVKLYGYSYQEALAMVFVSGTLFLILSATGIRDKIINSIPENLKQSIGAGTGFFIALIGLVKAGIAVSHPATLITLGNFKNPTVLLAVFGLLITIILMSRKIDAAVFFGLLITAIIGIVLGRLGVEGMPKFSNEIIKVNTSLNHFGDFFYGLKSLITKPKSIFLIFTFFFVDFFDTAGTLVAITNKIRSKTGKNYKMKKMLFSDAVGTVVGAVLGTSTVTTLTESTSGVAAGGRTGLTAITTGIWFLIASIFTPLVAIASPIMIDGMSFEPVIAPSLICVGILMATQLSSIDWHDFTAASAGFVTIMIMIVGYSIPDGIAAGFIVYVFSKLFTKNIKDISPSVWAMFVLFVLHFALK, from the coding sequence ATGCAAGAAGCGTTAAGAAAATTTTTTAACTTTGAAGAGTATGAAACTAATTTTAAAAAAGAAATCATTGCAGGAACTACAAATTTTTTAACTATGGCTTATATTTTAGGTGTAAATACTATAATACTAAGTTCAGCTGGTATGGATTTTAATTCTGTATTTTTGGCAACAGCAATTTCATCAGCAATAGCTTGCTTTGTAATGGGACTTGTTGCTAATGCACCTTTAGGACTTGCACCAGGTATGGGTTCTAATTCATTTTTTACATTTATAGTTGTAAAATTATATGGCTATTCTTATCAAGAAGCCCTAGCTATGGTTTTTGTTTCAGGTACATTATTTTTAATTTTATCTGCAACAGGTATTAGAGATAAGATTATAAATTCAATACCAGAAAATTTAAAACAGAGTATAGGAGCAGGGACTGGATTTTTTATAGCTTTAATTGGTTTAGTGAAAGCTGGGATAGCAGTTTCACATCCAGCAACTCTTATAACATTAGGAAATTTTAAAAATCCAACTGTTTTACTTGCTGTTTTTGGTTTGCTTATAACAATAATTTTAATGAGTAGAAAAATAGATGCAGCAGTATTTTTTGGACTTTTAATAACAGCTATTATTGGTATAGTTTTAGGAAGGTTAGGCGTGGAAGGAATGCCTAAGTTTTCTAATGAAATTATAAAAGTAAATACTTCTTTAAATCATTTTGGAGATTTTTTCTATGGATTAAAAAGTTTAATTACAAAACCTAAATCAATATTTTTAATATTTACTTTTTTCTTTGTTGATTTTTTTGATACAGCAGGAACATTAGTTGCTATTACAAATAAAATTAGATCAAAAACTGGAAAAAACTATAAAATGAAAAAAATGTTATTCTCTGATGCAGTAGGAACAGTTGTAGGAGCTGTATTAGGAACTTCAACAGTAACCACTTTAACAGAATCTACAAGTGGAGTTGCAGCAGGTGGTAGAACAGGACTTACAGCAATAACAACTGGAATTTGGTTTTTAATAGCTTCAATATTTACACCTCTTGTAGCCATAGCCTCTCCAATAATGATAGATGGAATGTCTTTTGAACCAGTTATAGCCCCTTCTCTTATCTGTGTAGGAATACTTATGGCTACTCAACTTTCAAGTATAGATTGGCATGATTTTACAGCAGCTTCTGCTGGTTTTGTAACTATAATGATAATGATAGTAGGATATTCAATTCCTGATGGTATAGCAGCAGGATTTATTGTTTATGTATTTTCAAAATTATTTACAAAGAATATAAAAGATATAAGTCCTAGTGTATGGGCAATGTTTGTCTTATTTGTTTTACACTTTGCATTAAAATAA